The following are from one region of the Trichoplusia ni isolate ovarian cell line Hi5 chromosome 1, tn1, whole genome shotgun sequence genome:
- the LOC113495571 gene encoding small nuclear ribonucleoprotein Sm D3, whose translation MSIGVPIKVLHEAEGHVVTCETNTGEVYRGKLIEAEDNMNCQMTLVTVTYRDGRVAQLENVYIRGSKIRFLILPDMLKNAPMFKRQGNKPTAGRGKSAILRAQAAGRGRAGGRGGGHRGGWQGGSGPSRR comes from the exons ATGTCGATTGGTGTACCTATTAAAGTACTTCACGAAGCAGAAGGTCATGTAGTAACTTGCGAAACAAACACCGGCGAAGTGTACCGCGGCAAGCTGATAGAAGCCGAGGATAACATGAATTGCCAAATGACGCTGGTTACTGTTACGTACAGAGACGGGCGCGTCGCTCAGTTGGAAAATGTTTATATCAGAGGTTCCAAGATCAGATTCCTTATATTACCTGATATGCTAAAGAATGCTCCTATGTTTAAACGTCAAGGGAACAAGCCAACTGCCGGACGGGGCAAAAGTGCGATATTACGAGCACAGG CTGCTGGGCGGGGCCGGGCGGGCGGTCGCGGCGGAGGGCATCGCGGCGGCTGGCAGGGCGGGTCAGGGCCCTCGCGACGCTAG
- the LOC113500533 gene encoding O-acyltransferase like protein-like — MDPRRALAALAALALLALAHANTDVILDLTDEQYYEMPQLFALDEWAGCRAARGVYCVGSFELSPERHPHALFDVMQRYSANWVDNFNHTRLHRGLCLPRSCAPHAPAAPRPQHYATWFSTCVNASMSAAYNLSAQLTRLEYCAGAGAGDDVTPLTSNERAFAWFVSALLALAALCTALDLTLSDHAKKGAEWALAWSVPACWRALHAPPPRSARTDLASFDGLRVLTMLVVIIEHVCWITTHTYLTDTRIYEEIRSGIDVVLMTNSTLVVQIFFIMSSFLLAHKLLQQRRRGENVPPVATFVSTMINRIIRLSPSYWVVVWFAASWWERMGRGPMWAPLVASEAAVCRRKWWTHLLYLNNILYADDKCLIQTWYLAADLQLYALCLLLTLLLWRWRRAALLVLGGLLLAALALLFTLAYSWHLVPTLVMHSPESVRVSYNGDMSFNLLYQSPLGNLPGALAGLLLAHLHHALLDNDVQLPRYKVFSCVSVWSVLLAAGWVCVSPRALGRGPPSRLPAAALAALERPVFSLFTCIALLGAINGVPSWVRRCLSWRGWSCWARLSFGALLLHMPINKSLVAARLMTSQLDRQTAIAEWFGVAAVSYLAALPLALLVELPAQRLTRALWGGGDTKIRNLLD; from the exons ACGAGCAGTACTATGAGATGCCGCAGCTGTTCGCGCTGGACGAGTGGGCGGGCTgccgggcggcgcgcggcgtctaCTGCGTCGGGAGCTTCGAGCTGAGCCCCGAGCGGCATCCGCACGCGCTGTTCGACGTCATGCAG CGCTACTCGGCGAACTGGGTGGACAACTTCAACCACACGCGGCTGCACCGCGGGCTGTGCCTGCCGCGCTCGTGcgcgccgcacgcgcccgccgcgccgcgcccgcaaCACTACGCCACCTG GTTTTCAACATGCGTGAACGCGTCTATGTCAGCCGCGTACAACCTGTCGGCGCAGCTGACGCGGCTGGAGTACTGCGCAGGCGCGGGTGCTGGTGATGACGTCACGCCGCTGACGAGCAACGAGCGCGCGTTCGCGTGGTTCGTGTCGGCGCTGCTCGCGCTCGCCGCGCTCTGCACCGCGCTCGACCTCACGCTCTCCGACCACGCCAAGAAAG GCGCGGAGTGGGCGCTGGCGTGGTCGGTCCCGGCGTGCTGGCGCGCGCtgcacgcgccgccgccgcgctcagCGCGCACGGACCTGGCCTCCTTCGACGGCCTGCGCGTGCTCACCATGCTGGTCGTCATCATCGAGCACGTCTGCTGGATCACCACGCACACATACCTCACCGACACCAGAATTTATGAAGAG ATCCGCAGCGGTATAGACGTGGTGCTGATGACCAACAGCACACTGGTGGTGCAGATCTTCTTCATCATGTCGTCGTTCCTGCTGGCGCACAAGCTGCTGCAGCAGCGCCGGCGCGGGGAGAACGTGCCGCCTGTCGCTACCTTCGTGAGCACCATGATCAACAGGATCATCAG GCTGAGCCCATCGTACTGGGTGGTGGTGTGGTTCGCGGCATCGTGGTGGGAGCGTATGGGGCGCGGCCCCATGTGGGCGCCACTAGTGGCCAGCGAGGCCGCCGTGTGCCGCCGCAAGTGGTGGACGCACCTGCTCTACCTCAATAACATATTGTACGCAGATGACAAGTGCCTCATACAGACCTG GTACCTGGCGGCGGACCTGCAGCTGTACGCGCTGTGCCTGCTGCTGACGCTGCTGCTGtggcgctggcggcgcgcggcgctgctGGTGCTGGGCGGGCTGCTGCTGGCCGCGCTCGCGCTGCTCTTCACGCTGGCATACTCCTGGCATCTCGTGCCCACCTTAGTGATGCACAGCCCCGA GTCGGTGCGCGTGTCGTACAACGGCGACATGTCGTTCAACCTGCTGTACCAGTCGCCGCTGGGCAACCTGCCGGGCGCGCTGGCCGGCCTGCTGCTGGCGCACCTGCACCACGCGCTGCTCGACAACGACGTGCAGCTGCCCAGATATAAG GTGTTCAGCTGCGTGTCGGTGTGGTCGGTGCTGCTGGCGGCGGGCTGGGTGTGCGTGTCCCCGCGCGCGCTGGGCCGCGGCCCCCCCTCGCGCttgcccgccgccgcgctggccgcgctcgAGCGCCCCGTCTTCTCGCTCTTCACCTGCATCGCGCTGCTCGGCGCTATCAATGGAGTACCAT CGTGGGTGCGTCGCTGCCTGTCGTGGCGCGGCTGGTCGTGCTGGGCGCGGCTGTCGTTCGGCGCGCTGCTGCTGCACATGCCCATCAACAAGTCGCTGGTGGCCGCGCGCCTCATGACCTCGCAGCTCGACCGCCAGACCGCG ATAGCGGAGTGGTTCGGCGTGGCGGCGGTGTCGTACCTGGCGGCGCTCCCGCTGGCGCTGCTGGTGGAGCTGCCGGCGCAGCGGCTGACGCGCGCGCTGTGGGGCGGGG GTGATACCAAGATCAGGAATCTGTTAGACTAG
- the LOC113495564 gene encoding alpha-ketoglutarate-dependent dioxygenase alkB homolog 7, mitochondrial — protein MRFLTITLLKNCKFKSSIRTAQRSLSSLLNPDVAPITGDPNLLQFSPTWKETEEEKLRATILQDMQVYPEFITEREEIALLNELEPQLRRMRYEFDHWDNAIQGYRETERSQWTEENSVVLSRVRGLAFGADGETLPHVHVLDLAAAGHIKPHIDAVRFCGDVIAGLCLVSSAVMRLQHAARPALAADALLARRALYVMRGAARYDFTHAVLGGAASCWRGEPLPRQRRVAVICRSRPRRDLPPPPGKDGCV, from the exons ATGCGTTTTTTAACGATAACTTTATtgaaaaactgtaaatttaaGTCAAGCATAAGGACAGCCCAGCGGTCACTGAGCAGTTTACTGAATCCTGATGTCGCACCCATTACAG GTGACCCCAATCTCCTGCAGTTTAGTCCAACATGGAAGGAAACAGAAGAAGAAAAGTTACGGGCCACCATCCTGCAGGATATGCAGGTGTACCCAGAATTTATCACAGAACGGGAGGAAATCGCTTTGTTAAATGAGTTGGAGCCACAGCTAAGGCGCATGAGATATGAGTTTGATCACTGGGATAAT GCGATCCAAGGCTACCGCGAGACCGAGCGCAGTCAATGGACGGAAGAGAATTCTGTGGTGTTGTCGCGAGTACGCGGCCTGGCCTTCGGCGCGGACGGCGAGACGCTGCCGCACGTGCACGTGCTGGACCTCGCCGCCGCCGGACACATCAAGCCGCACATCGACGCCGTGCGG TTCTGCGGCGACGTGATCGCGGGGCTGTGCCTGGTGTCGAGCGCGGTGATGCGGCTGCAGCACGCGGCGCGGCCCGCGCTGGCGGCGGACGCGCTGCTGGCGCGGCGCGCGCTGTACGTCatgcgcggcgcggcgcgctaCGACTTCACGCACGCGGTGCTGGGCGGCGCCGCCAGCTGCTGGCGCGGGGAGCCGCTGCCGCGCCAGCGCCGCGTGGCCGTCATCTGCCgcagccgcccgcgccgcgaccTGCCGCCCCCGCCCGGGAAGGACGGCTGCGTCTAA
- the LOC113495557 gene encoding GDNF-inducible zinc finger protein 1-like has translation MATEVMKVEVELETCCICGTGGELLSPEEHDAGALPMQVPLRTMLLHLNSNKVVPEGRLCSSCIRRTMESYEFSTAISARGVPPLSEKIRALRRRLHELTQKIDVFIVVGGAGAGGTYSEEDIIMVERDTLAAAAAADDEDLERARNARGDSVYQCSVCPQSFQRVSEYRAHARSHPADALHSCWTCGAMFASGAALRAHAAGACGAGPACALCGRGAAARHAAGCRPRCPACGALLASRQALAAHAAAAHGKAARPPHVCAACFRTCDTPELLSAHLLRHRQAKQFVCGYDGCILRFATRNNLMSHIRKCHSGAVEVAAANDASAAEPEPEPAAPVTTCDTCGRTFGSAAAMKRHARVHRSTRHAPQPLALQEEAAEWGDDAEGEVEYLEVDELDDADYAHDAEQDADMN, from the exons ATGGCGACTGAAGTGATGAAAGTTGAGGTAGAGTTGGAGACGTGTTGTATTTGCGGCACCGGCGGTGAACTGCTATCGCCAGAAGAACATGATGCTGGTGCTCTACCAATGCAGGTGCCGCTGCGCACGATGCTGTTACACCTCAACTCCAATAAG GTGGTACCAGAGGGACGGCTATGTAGTAGCTGTATCCGGCGTACCATGGAGTCCTATGAATTTAGCACTGCAATCTCTGCTAGAGGTGTTCCACCTCTGAGTGAAAAGATAAGGGCTCTGCGTAGAAG ATTGCATGAGTTGACACAGAAGATTGATGTCTTTATAGTAGTGGGTGGTGCTGGAGCAGGAGGTACTTATTCGGAGGAAGACATCATCATGGTGGAGCGTGACACCTTGGCGGCAGCTGCTGCAGCTGACGATGAGGACTTGGAGCGTGCTCGCAATGCTAGGGGAGACTCCGTGTATCAGTGCTCTGTGTGCCCGCAGTCTTTCCAA CGCGTGTCGGAGTACCGCGCGCACGCGCGCTCGCACCCGGCGGACGCGCTGCACTCGTGCTGGACGTGCGGCGCCATGTTCGCGtcgggcgcggcgctgcgcgCGCACGCGgcgggcgcgtgcggcgcgggcCCCGCGTGCGCGCTgtgcgggcgcggcgcggcggcgcgccaCGCGGCGGGCTGCCGGCCGCGCTGCCCCGCGTGCGGCGCGCTGCTGGCGTCGCGCCAGGCGCTGGCGGCGCACGCGGCGGCGGCGCACGGCAAGGCGGCGCGGCCCCCGCACGTGTGCGCGGCCTGCTTCCGCACGTGCGACACGCCCGAGCTGCTGAGCGCGCACCTGCTGCGCCACCGCCAGGCCAAGCAGTTCGTCTGCGGCTACGACGGCTGCATCCTGCGCTTCGCCACCAG AAATAACCTGATGTCTCACATCCGTAAGTGCCACTCGGGAGCAGTGGAGGTTGCCGCAGCGAACGACGCGAGCGCGGCCGAGCCTGAGCCCGAACCCGCCGCACCCGTCACCACCTGCGACACCTGCGGCCGCAC GTTCGGGTCGGCGGCGGCTATGAAGCGTCACGCGCGCGTGCACCGCTCCACGCGCCACGCGCCGCAGCCGCTCGCCCTGCAG GAGGAGGCCGCGGAGTGGGGCGACGATGCGGAGGGCGAGGTGGAGTACCTGGAGGTGGACGAGCTGGACGACGCCGACTACGCGCACGACGCCGAGCAAGACGCCGACATGAACTGA